From one Oncorhynchus keta strain PuntledgeMale-10-30-2019 chromosome 30, Oket_V2, whole genome shotgun sequence genomic stretch:
- the LOC118363565 gene encoding polycomb group RING finger protein 1-like isoform X1, which produces MAEQGPMAIAMRLRNQLQSVYKLDPLRNEEEVKLKIKDLNEHIVCYLCAGYFIDATTITECLHTFCKSCIVKYLQTSKYCPMCNIKIHETQPLLNLKLDRVMQDIVYKLVPGLQESEDKRIKEFYQSRGLERVVQPSGEDSIPAAAGLPFTTFDHSKAHFYRYDEQVSLCLERQSVSLSGKKDKTKLTLQQKFVRCSVRAEVRHLRKVLCHRLNVEKHQVQMFFNNEFLPDHMTMKRLWLSHWFGKAQPLVLHYTIKDKRTR; this is translated from the exons ATGGCGGAGCAAGGGCCAATGGCGATAGCTATGCGGCTAAGAAATCAACTCCAATCCGTATATAAGCTCGACCCTTTACGAAATGAG GAGGAAGTCAAGTTGAAGATCAAAGACCTGAACGAGCACATAGTGTGCTATCTCTGTGCTGGGTACTTCATCGATGCCACAACTATTACAGAGTGCCTGCATACAT TCTGTAAAAGTTGTATTGTGAAATACCTCCAAACCAGCAAGTATTGTCCAATGTGCAACATAAAGATCCACGAAACACAGCCTTTATTGAACCTGAAATTGGATAGAGTGATGCAAGACATTGTCTACAAACTGGTTCCAGGACTTCAAGAAA GTGAGGATAAGCGAATTAAAGAATTTTATCAGTCGCGTGGGCTTGAGAGAGTTGTCCAACCCTCTGGAGAAG ACTCCATACCAGCTGCTGCAGGATTACCTTTCACCACCTTTGACCATTCCAAGGCCCACTTTTACAGATACGACGAGCAGGTCTCGCTTTGTCTAGAGAGGCAAAG TGTATCTCTGTCTGGAAAAAAAGATAAGACCAAACTGACTCTTCAG CAGAAGTTTGTGCGCTGCTCGGTCCGAGCCGAGGTGAGACACCTGCGTAAAGTGCTGTGTCATCGACTGAATGTGGAGAAGCACCAG GTCCAGATGTTTTTCAATAATGAGTTCCTTCCAGATCACATGACCATGAAACGGCTGTGGCTCTCTCACTGGTTTGGCAAG GCTCAGCCGTTGGTTCTTCACTACACGATCAAGGACAAAAGGACAAGATAG
- the LOC118363565 gene encoding polycomb group RING finger protein 1-like isoform X2, with the protein MAEQGPMAIAMRLRNQLQSVYKLDPLRNEEEVKLKIKDLNEHIVCYLCAGYFIDATTITECLHTFCKSCIVKYLQTSKYCPMCNIKIHETQPLLNLKLDRVMQDIVYKLVPGLQESEDKRIKEFYQSRGLERVVQPSGEDSIPAAAGLPFTTFDHSKAHFYRYDEQVSLCLERQSVSLSGKKDKTKLTLQKFVRCSVRAEVRHLRKVLCHRLNVEKHQVQMFFNNEFLPDHMTMKRLWLSHWFGKAQPLVLHYTIKDKRTR; encoded by the exons ATGGCGGAGCAAGGGCCAATGGCGATAGCTATGCGGCTAAGAAATCAACTCCAATCCGTATATAAGCTCGACCCTTTACGAAATGAG GAGGAAGTCAAGTTGAAGATCAAAGACCTGAACGAGCACATAGTGTGCTATCTCTGTGCTGGGTACTTCATCGATGCCACAACTATTACAGAGTGCCTGCATACAT TCTGTAAAAGTTGTATTGTGAAATACCTCCAAACCAGCAAGTATTGTCCAATGTGCAACATAAAGATCCACGAAACACAGCCTTTATTGAACCTGAAATTGGATAGAGTGATGCAAGACATTGTCTACAAACTGGTTCCAGGACTTCAAGAAA GTGAGGATAAGCGAATTAAAGAATTTTATCAGTCGCGTGGGCTTGAGAGAGTTGTCCAACCCTCTGGAGAAG ACTCCATACCAGCTGCTGCAGGATTACCTTTCACCACCTTTGACCATTCCAAGGCCCACTTTTACAGATACGACGAGCAGGTCTCGCTTTGTCTAGAGAGGCAAAG TGTATCTCTGTCTGGAAAAAAAGATAAGACCAAACTGACTCTTCAG AAGTTTGTGCGCTGCTCGGTCCGAGCCGAGGTGAGACACCTGCGTAAAGTGCTGTGTCATCGACTGAATGTGGAGAAGCACCAG GTCCAGATGTTTTTCAATAATGAGTTCCTTCCAGATCACATGACCATGAAACGGCTGTGGCTCTCTCACTGGTTTGGCAAG GCTCAGCCGTTGGTTCTTCACTACACGATCAAGGACAAAAGGACAAGATAG